The following proteins are encoded in a genomic region of Zea mays cultivar B73 chromosome 9, Zm-B73-REFERENCE-NAM-5.0, whole genome shotgun sequence:
- the LOC100281868 gene encoding Abscisic acid receptor PYL4 yields the protein MPCLQASSPGSMPYQHHGRGVGCAAEAGAAVGASAGTGTRCGAHDGEVPAEAARHHEHAAPGPGRCCSAVVQRVAAPAEAVWSVVRRFDQPQAYKRFVRSCALLAGDGGVGTLREVRVVSGLPAASSRERLEVLDDESHVLSFRVVGGEHRLQNYLSVTTVHPSPAAPDAATVVVESYVVDVPPGNTPEDTRVFVDTIVKCNLQSLATTAEKLALAAV from the coding sequence ATGCCGTGCCTCCAGGCGTCCAGCCCCGGCAGCATGCCTTACCAGCACCACGGGCGCGGCGTCGGGTGCGCGGCGGAGGCGGGCGCGGCTGTTGGCGCGAGCGCGGGGACGGGGACTCGGTGCGGGGCGCACGACGGCGAGGTGCCCGCGGAGGCGGCGCGGCACCACGAGCACGCGGCGCCGGGGCCCGGGCGGTGCTGCTCCGCGGTGGTGCAGCGCGTGGCGGCGCCCGCGGAGGCGGTGTGGTCGGTGGTGCGGCGGTTCGACCAGCCGCAGGCGTACAAGCGGTTCGTGCGCAGCTGCGCGCTGCTGGCGGGCGACGGCGGCGTGGGCACGCTCCGCGAGGTGCGCGTGGTGTCGGGCCTGCCCGCGGCGTCCAGCCGCGAGCGCCTGGAGGTGCTGGACGACGAGAGCCACGTGCTCAGCTTCCGCGTGGTCGGCGGCGAGCACCGGCTCCAGAACTACCTCTCCGTGACCACCGTCCACCCGTCCCCGGCCGCGCCCGACGCCGCCACCGTCGTCGTGGAGTCGTACGTGGTGGACGTGCCGCCGGGCAACACCCCCGAGGACACCCGCGTGTTCGTCGACACCATCGTCAAGTGCAACCTCCAGTCGCTGGCCACCACCGCCGAGAAGCTCGCACTCGCAGCCGTGTAG